A single genomic interval of Persephonella atlantica harbors:
- a CDS encoding glycosyltransferase family 2 protein, translating into MHKLPLSVAIISYNEEDNIGKTLSAVSDIASEIIVVDSGSTDRTVEIAKNLGAKVFVKEWKGFREQKNSALKKCSQEWILFLDCDEVVSEELKKSIIDAVKQPFADGYMINRKTVYLGKPLNHAWQPDWNLRLVKKNANPRWEGGDIHEYLVIDGKVSKINGFLYHYSYRDIKDHFTKVVNYSYIAAREMYRKGKKFKMRKIFLNPLASFIREYILKKGFLDGTRGLIVAVSATYYSFLKYIYLWEMEKRDGKD; encoded by the coding sequence ATGCATAAACTACCCCTCTCTGTTGCTATCATATCCTATAACGAAGAGGATAATATAGGGAAAACCCTGTCTGCAGTCAGTGATATAGCATCTGAGATTATTGTTGTTGACAGTGGTTCAACAGATAGAACTGTTGAAATAGCAAAAAATTTAGGAGCTAAAGTTTTTGTTAAAGAATGGAAAGGTTTCAGAGAGCAAAAAAATTCCGCCCTGAAGAAATGTTCTCAGGAATGGATTCTGTTTTTAGACTGTGATGAGGTTGTGTCAGAGGAGCTGAAAAAGTCCATTATAGATGCAGTGAAACAGCCTTTTGCTGATGGATACATGATTAACAGGAAAACTGTCTATCTCGGCAAGCCCCTTAATCATGCATGGCAACCAGACTGGAATCTCAGACTGGTTAAAAAAAACGCCAATCCCCGCTGGGAAGGTGGAGATATCCATGAATATCTGGTTATAGATGGGAAAGTATCAAAAATTAATGGTTTTCTTTATCATTATTCTTACAGGGATATAAAAGACCACTTTACAAAGGTGGTTAACTACTCTTACATCGCTGCCAGAGAAATGTATAGAAAAGGAAAAAAATTTAAGATGAGAAAGATATTTCTCAATCCACTGGCATCGTTTATTAGAGAATATATACTCAAAAAAGGTTTTTTAGACGGCACAAGAGGATTGATTGTTGCTGTAAGTGCCACATATTACAGTTTTTTGAAATATATATATCTGTGGGAAATGGAAAAAAGAGATGGAAAAGATTAG
- a CDS encoding N-glycosylase/DNA lyase: MIPAKEEIQRVKPEVERYVRQRISEFKSLRENNLTTFDFRPFVNIEPYQADIFSEACFCILTANSSAVLGIKLQKEIGVDGFKSYPEEKLFEIIRKKGHRFAHQRAERIVKLREKENFLLKIAKEKDGKEAREKLVKEIYGYGYKEASHFLRNIGFNDVAIIDRHISRFLFEKGLVKPRKTITKKVYLECEQALEKIASDLELTQAELDLYIFYIKTGKVLK; encoded by the coding sequence TTGATACCGGCAAAAGAGGAAATACAGAGAGTAAAACCTGAAGTAGAGAGATATGTCAGACAGCGTATATCAGAGTTTAAATCCCTGAGAGAAAATAATCTAACCACATTTGATTTCCGTCCATTTGTTAACATAGAGCCGTATCAGGCAGACATATTCTCTGAGGCGTGTTTCTGTATACTGACTGCAAACTCTTCAGCAGTTTTAGGTATTAAACTACAGAAAGAGATTGGTGTAGATGGGTTTAAAAGCTATCCAGAAGAAAAACTGTTTGAGATTATAAGAAAAAAGGGACACAGGTTTGCCCACCAGAGGGCAGAAAGGATTGTTAAGCTCAGAGAAAAAGAAAACTTCCTGCTAAAAATAGCAAAAGAAAAAGACGGAAAAGAGGCGAGAGAAAAATTAGTAAAAGAGATTTATGGATACGGATACAAGGAAGCAAGCCATTTTTTGAGAAATATAGGCTTTAATGACGTGGCCATAATAGACAGGCATATATCCAGATTTTTGTTTGAGAAAGGTCTGGTAAAGCCAAGAAAAACAATAACAAAAAAGGTTTATTTAGAGTGTGAACAGGCTTTGGAAAAAATTGCATCAGACCTTGAACTGACACAGGCAGAGCTTGACCTGTACATATTTTATATAAAGACAGGAAAAGTCCTGAAATGA
- a CDS encoding glycosyltransferase, whose amino-acid sequence MRKKIILYLPSIQKGGVLESNRLLAKGFHEKGYEVTIVSNRKTDITIESFNHIYLHAGDLTKPFKLKKVILEEKPIAIFSNMLPQNISLSLAKYLLSYYKYDIETKFFGFVRTSTSSIVHSKFYHKPYKKFVNKLYTNFDKIIAVSSIAKQDLVNAFSLPENKIEIIHNPIDVRNIEKSKKEELSEEEKIIFRKKVLMFAGRFSKEKRIDLILKIFHKLQKMRDDVNLLLIGEGEEEENIKKILKELTIKNVYMLPFTKNPFKYMKHATLFILTSENEGFSRVVLESFSCGTPVIAYENNMSGHKDIIKSGYNGYLVKFNAEDTFIRKINTLLDNRDLLKTLENNAYKTALNFSLDNIINKLELLINS is encoded by the coding sequence ATGAGAAAAAAAATAATATTATATTTACCTTCAATACAAAAAGGCGGAGTTTTAGAATCAAATAGACTATTAGCTAAAGGGTTTCACGAAAAAGGTTACGAAGTTACCATTGTCTCTAATAGAAAAACAGATATAACCATAGAAAGTTTCAATCACATCTATTTGCATGCAGGGGATTTAACAAAGCCTTTTAAATTAAAAAAGGTAATCTTAGAGGAAAAACCTATTGCAATATTTTCCAACATGCTTCCTCAGAATATATCTCTATCTTTAGCTAAATATCTACTGTCTTATTACAAATATGACATTGAGACTAAATTTTTTGGTTTTGTAAGAACTTCTACTTCTTCCATAGTTCACAGTAAGTTTTATCACAAACCTTACAAAAAGTTTGTAAATAAGCTTTATACAAACTTTGATAAAATAATCGCTGTATCATCCATAGCAAAGCAAGATCTAGTAAATGCTTTTTCTTTGCCTGAGAATAAAATAGAAATTATTCATAATCCAATAGATGTAAGAAATATAGAAAAATCTAAAAAGGAAGAACTTTCTGAAGAAGAAAAAATAATTTTTAGAAAAAAAGTTTTGATGTTTGCTGGAAGATTTTCAAAAGAAAAAAGAATTGACTTAATTTTGAAGATTTTTCATAAACTCCAAAAAATGAGAGATGATGTCAACTTATTACTTATTGGAGAAGGTGAAGAAGAAGAAAATATTAAAAAAATTTTAAAAGAGTTAACTATTAAAAATGTGTATATGTTACCTTTCACAAAAAATCCATTCAAATATATGAAACATGCAACACTGTTTATTTTAACTTCTGAAAACGAAGGTTTTTCCAGAGTTGTTTTGGAATCTTTTTCATGTGGAACTCCTGTTATTGCCTATGAAAATAATATGTCAGGACATAAAGATATTATAAAAAGTGGATATAATGGGTACTTAGTTAAGTTTAATGCCGAAGATACATTTATAAGAAAAATAAATACTTTATTAGACAATAGGGACCTACTAAAAACATTAGAAAATAATGCTTATAAAACTGCACTAAATTTTTCGCTGGATAATATTATTAACAAGTTAGAGCTACTGATAAATAGTTAA
- a CDS encoding glycosyltransferase family 2 protein gives MEKISVVIPVYNGEKYIKDAVDSALSQSYENVEVIIINDASTDRTEEVIFQNFGELLGSKVIYHKNPVNRERAYSRNKGVELSSGEYIFFLDYDDKWKTDYLKKSVEYLRDYHIVYSFPKTFIDSEGKILRKSKKSLTSEKEIIFSGQIGYPSATGVRKDSYINYLDRYLIREDWEFFIRAYIQDLKIKILDNDMVLMREHSNRTSRNLQFYKATLTVFRDYYDKVPAKVKADFMFHVGEVCLRFGDLALGWKLILKSLKEKPALIKDKRKALSVLKRGIRIDRAVKLLLNP, from the coding sequence ATGGAAAAGATTAGCGTTGTTATCCCTGTTTATAACGGTGAGAAGTATATAAAAGATGCTGTTGATTCTGCTTTAAGCCAGAGTTATGAAAATGTTGAAGTGATAATCATAAACGATGCATCTACAGACAGAACAGAGGAGGTTATATTTCAGAACTTTGGTGAGCTTTTAGGTAGTAAGGTAATTTATCATAAAAATCCTGTTAATAGAGAAAGAGCTTACAGCAGAAATAAAGGTGTTGAGCTTTCCTCAGGAGAATACATATTTTTCCTTGACTATGACGACAAATGGAAAACTGATTATCTAAAGAAAAGTGTTGAGTATCTCAGGGATTACCACATTGTTTACTCCTTTCCTAAAACATTTATAGACAGTGAGGGAAAAATTTTAAGAAAATCAAAAAAAAGTTTAACCTCTGAAAAGGAGATTATTTTTTCTGGACAGATTGGATATCCATCAGCTACAGGGGTTAGAAAAGATAGCTACATAAATTATTTAGACAGATATCTGATAAGAGAGGACTGGGAATTTTTCATAAGGGCTTACATTCAGGATTTAAAAATAAAAATTTTAGATAACGATATGGTTTTGATGAGAGAGCATTCAAACAGAACAAGCAGAAATTTACAGTTTTATAAGGCAACCCTGACAGTTTTCAGAGATTACTATGACAAAGTTCCAGCAAAGGTTAAGGCGGATTTTATGTTTCATGTAGGGGAAGTATGTTTGAGATTTGGAGATTTGGCTTTAGGATGGAAGCTAATTTTGAAGAGTTTGAAAGAAAAACCTGCTTTAATAAAGGATAAAAGAAAGGCTCTTTCTGTTTTAAAAAGAGGAATTAGAATAGACAGGGCTGTAAAACTACTTCTTAACCCCTAA
- a CDS encoding helix-turn-helix domain-containing protein encodes MTDLITAGKLCKEEREKRGLSLQDVHNVTKIPVDIIRRLEGDENYLSKDPYAYFLMKVLIDFYQLDVHLTKEKETSEKQEKKETAEEKQSFFVRFLKAVFTLVAGFFVINTAVKKDIEHSNSIEHLIKVELPEKENVSDISEAEKKKEINRIVLTALDFVWLTAYVDGKEKVLRLKKGQKVKLSFKKKIRFETIGNADNLVIIYDRKKVAFERKIIHNLFVDGEGVFFNGYNLAKEES; translated from the coding sequence TTGACTGATTTAATCACTGCAGGGAAACTTTGTAAAGAAGAGAGGGAGAAAAGGGGTCTCTCACTGCAGGATGTTCATAATGTCACAAAAATCCCTGTTGATATAATCAGGAGACTTGAAGGAGATGAGAACTACCTGAGCAAAGACCCTTATGCCTATTTTCTTATGAAAGTTCTCATTGACTTTTACCAGCTGGATGTGCATCTGACGAAAGAAAAAGAAACTTCAGAAAAACAGGAGAAAAAAGAGACTGCCGAAGAAAAACAGAGCTTTTTTGTAAGGTTTCTGAAGGCTGTTTTTACCTTGGTGGCAGGATTTTTTGTCATAAACACAGCTGTCAAAAAGGATATTGAGCACAGCAATAGTATAGAGCATCTGATAAAGGTAGAACTTCCTGAAAAAGAAAATGTGTCAGACATTTCTGAAGCAGAAAAAAAGAAGGAAATAAACAGAATTGTTCTGACAGCGCTGGATTTTGTCTGGCTTACTGCTTACGTTGACGGGAAAGAGAAAGTTCTGAGACTAAAAAAGGGGCAGAAGGTAAAACTATCTTTCAAAAAGAAGATAAGATTTGAAACAATAGGCAACGCAGATAACCTGGTTATAATATACGACAGAAAAAAGGTTGCTTTTGAGAGAAAGATAATACATAATCTTTTTGTTGACGGTGAAGGTGTTTTCTTTAACGGCTACAATCTTGCTAAGGAAGAGAGTTGA
- a CDS encoding epoxyqueuosine reductase QueH, whose product MNKILVHICCGVDAVYALRKLKEDYPDAHIEGYFYDPNIHPEEEYILRWIETERVCNQIGIKCHLAPYELDRWLETVKGLENEPERGKRCTVCHDIRLEKTAQFAKEKGFDSITTVLMMSPKKDFDVLKTVGKQVAEKYGLEFLATDFRKNGGIEKMNRLSKEAQLYHQNYCGCMYALFQQRKGEFVPELVSFGRGRLPGSREEKLFIKKVRLYAESLGLPCYEQSFSFVSWRLISSTLKINKEPVSHAVVWFSKSTKGVLRDRVQEIVEENDRFIVKLKKSFVKIWILREPLREIPLDFPRFTTEPILIVGNDLRERFEPGTRLEIQLKAQFDENGESQNLIVGKKEAEKTVEFHSDTLADGSGGVDIENVLSAISENRKAILTGNKKVVIYGAKTVGNIGKYYFNNSFINV is encoded by the coding sequence ATGAATAAAATTTTAGTTCATATATGCTGCGGTGTTGATGCTGTTTATGCCCTCAGAAAGCTGAAGGAAGATTATCCAGACGCCCATATAGAAGGTTATTTCTACGACCCAAACATTCATCCAGAGGAAGAGTATATCCTTCGGTGGATAGAGACAGAAAGGGTGTGTAATCAGATAGGTATAAAATGCCACCTTGCCCCATACGAGTTAGACAGATGGCTTGAAACTGTAAAAGGATTAGAAAATGAGCCAGAGAGGGGAAAGAGGTGCACTGTATGCCATGACATAAGATTAGAAAAAACAGCCCAGTTTGCAAAGGAAAAAGGTTTTGACAGTATAACAACTGTCTTGATGATGAGTCCAAAAAAGGATTTTGATGTTTTGAAAACTGTTGGTAAGCAGGTGGCAGAGAAGTACGGCCTTGAGTTCTTAGCCACCGACTTCCGCAAAAACGGTGGCATTGAAAAGATGAACAGGCTATCAAAAGAAGCCCAGCTTTACCATCAAAACTACTGCGGCTGTATGTACGCATTGTTCCAGCAGAGAAAAGGAGAGTTTGTACCAGAGCTCGTGTCCTTTGGCAGAGGGAGACTGCCAGGAAGTAGAGAGGAAAAACTGTTTATAAAGAAAGTTAGACTGTATGCAGAGAGTCTGGGACTGCCGTGTTATGAGCAGAGCTTCAGTTTCGTAAGCTGGAGGCTAATCAGCTCTACGCTGAAAATAAACAAAGAACCAGTAAGTCACGCAGTTGTGTGGTTCTCAAAATCTACAAAAGGAGTTCTGAGAGATAGAGTGCAGGAGATTGTTGAAGAAAATGACAGATTCATTGTAAAGCTGAAAAAATCTTTTGTAAAAATATGGATTTTGAGAGAGCCTCTAAGAGAAATCCCTTTAGACTTCCCAAGATTTACAACAGAACCCATATTAATAGTAGGAAATGATTTAAGAGAAAGGTTTGAACCTGGTACAAGGCTTGAGATTCAGCTAAAAGCGCAGTTTGATGAAAATGGGGAATCACAGAATCTGATTGTAGGAAAGAAAGAAGCTGAAAAGACAGTTGAGTTTCACAGCGATACACTTGCTGACGGCAGTGGAGGGGTAGATATAGAAAATGTGCTATCAGCCATATCAGAAAACAGAAAAGCCATACTGACAGGAAACAAAAAAGTTGTAATTTACGGAGCAAAAACAGTAGGTAATATTGGTAAATATTACTTCAATAACAGTTTTATAAATGTTTGA
- a CDS encoding O-methyltransferase, giving the protein MYQIINTEVEKYLKSLPDIEDPVMRKMEEYAAKNDFPIIGREGGKLLYLITKIKNPSLVVEMGSGFGYSGYFFAKALKKGKVVLIDYLDRNINLAKDFFKEGNLLDKAQFRVGDAVQIGQEYKNIDILFLDLEKVRYLEAIQILEKNLSEDGIIIADNVLYQGKVVFEKEDRKAKVLDSFNRYMFENYFSVILPIRDGILLGVKK; this is encoded by the coding sequence AAAGTTTACCGGACATAGAAGACCCTGTTATGAGAAAGATGGAGGAATATGCTGCGAAAAATGATTTTCCCATAATAGGCAGGGAAGGGGGGAAACTGCTATATCTGATAACAAAAATAAAAAATCCTTCCCTCGTTGTAGAGATGGGCTCTGGTTTTGGATACTCCGGTTATTTCTTTGCAAAGGCTCTAAAAAAGGGGAAAGTCGTTCTGATAGATTATTTAGACAGAAATATAAATCTGGCAAAGGATTTCTTTAAAGAGGGAAACCTGTTAGATAAAGCCCAGTTTAGAGTCGGTGATGCTGTCCAGATAGGACAGGAGTATAAAAATATTGACATCCTTTTTTTAGATTTAGAGAAGGTCAGATATTTAGAAGCTATTCAGATACTGGAGAAAAATCTCTCTGAAGATGGCATCATAATTGCTGACAATGTTCTGTATCAGGGAAAGGTTGTGTTTGAAAAGGAAGACAGAAAAGCAAAAGTTTTAGACAGCTTCAACAGATATATGTTTGAAAATTACTTTTCTGTTATACTGCCTATCAGAGATGGGATATTATTAGGGGTTAAGAAGTAG
- the rsmG gene encoding 16S rRNA (guanine(527)-N(7))-methyltransferase RsmG, which translates to MIHRLKELAQKNGITLSEDQLEKFQTYLDMLSKWNRVYNLTSIRKKEEIITKHFLDSLSLVKLFEEKNISVEGKNIADLGSGAGFPGVPLKIYYADRINLYLIEAVQKKCIFLEMLKKELKIDYTVLCRRAEDVNFQFDIVVSRAAGETFTVLKWAKDILKKGGYIIIMKGKQVEEELRPFTVSLKMYGLPERKFILIQKS; encoded by the coding sequence ATGATACACAGACTAAAAGAGCTTGCCCAGAAAAACGGAATAACACTGTCAGAAGACCAGCTTGAGAAATTCCAGACTTACCTTGATATGCTCTCAAAGTGGAACAGGGTTTACAACCTCACATCTATAAGGAAAAAAGAAGAGATAATAACAAAACATTTTTTAGACAGTCTTTCCCTTGTAAAGCTGTTTGAAGAGAAAAATATATCAGTGGAGGGAAAAAATATAGCAGACTTAGGCTCTGGAGCTGGATTTCCCGGAGTTCCCCTCAAAATATATTACGCAGACAGAATAAACCTCTATCTGATAGAAGCAGTTCAGAAAAAATGTATATTTTTGGAGATGCTGAAAAAAGAGCTGAAAATAGATTACACTGTTTTATGCAGGAGGGCTGAAGATGTAAATTTTCAGTTTGATATTGTTGTGAGCAGGGCAGCGGGAGAGACATTTACCGTTTTGAAATGGGCAAAAGATATTCTGAAAAAAGGCGGATACATCATAATAATGAAAGGTAAACAGGTAGAAGAGGAGCTAAGACCTTTCACAGTATCTTTAAAGATGTACGGACTTCCTGAAAGAAAGTTTATCCTAATCCAGAAAAGCTGA
- the moaA gene encoding GTP 3',8-cyclase MoaA encodes MNEISYLRVSVTDKCNLKCFYCRPDNSEFVPHEEILRYEEIARLVRAMTKYGLKKVRITGGEPLVRPQLEELVKMLKEIPQITDISLTTNGITLSKHAEKLRKAGLDRLNISIDSLKPELFYQITKGRLEDVLEGIRISKELGYDPIKVNAVIVRGLNEEEALDFVEFGAEYGVEVRFIEMMPVGGELINWSEDKVQPLEQIKTKIEQKYGKLLPAISIGSGAARVYKVPKLGTKVGFITPISNPFCDGCSKLRLTAEGHIKLCLRTDEEIDAKPVIRNGTDEDLDRFIQKVLLEKEISNQKIVSSGYAFSDCRRIMTSIGG; translated from the coding sequence ATGAATGAGATAAGCTACCTCAGAGTCTCTGTAACTGACAAATGCAATCTAAAATGTTTCTACTGCCGTCCAGATAACTCAGAATTTGTTCCCCACGAAGAGATACTCAGATATGAGGAGATAGCAAGGCTTGTCAGGGCTATGACAAAGTATGGACTGAAAAAGGTAAGGATAACAGGAGGAGAGCCCCTTGTTCGTCCCCAGTTAGAAGAGCTTGTAAAAATGCTAAAGGAGATACCCCAGATAACAGATATTTCTCTCACAACAAATGGAATAACCCTATCAAAACATGCAGAAAAATTAAGAAAAGCAGGACTGGACAGACTCAACATATCAATAGACAGCCTTAAACCTGAGCTGTTTTACCAGATAACAAAGGGCAGATTAGAAGATGTATTGGAAGGTATAAGGATTTCAAAAGAGCTGGGATACGATCCTATAAAGGTAAATGCTGTAATAGTAAGGGGGCTTAATGAAGAGGAAGCACTGGATTTTGTAGAGTTTGGAGCTGAATATGGAGTGGAAGTCAGATTTATTGAGATGATGCCCGTAGGTGGTGAGCTGATAAACTGGTCAGAGGATAAGGTTCAGCCCCTTGAACAGATAAAAACTAAAATAGAGCAAAAATACGGAAAACTGCTGCCGGCAATATCAATAGGAAGTGGAGCAGCAAGAGTTTACAAAGTCCCAAAATTAGGAACAAAGGTTGGTTTTATAACGCCTATTTCTAATCCTTTCTGTGATGGCTGTTCAAAACTGCGTCTTACAGCAGAAGGACATATAAAACTGTGCCTTAGAACAGACGAAGAGATAGACGCAAAACCGGTGATAAGGAACGGGACAGATGAGGATTTGGACAGGTTTATCCAAAAGGTTCTGTTAGAAAAAGAAATTTCAAACCAGAAAATAGTAAGCTCAGGATACGCATTTTCAGACTGTAGAAGAATAATGACAAGCATAGGAGGGTGA